CCCACCGTAGCGAGCCACCACCCGGCATACCTCCACGATCTCATCGGTACCCACGAACTCGTCCGGCGGGTAGATGAGCGCGTAGGCCACCCCCATCGCCCCGTCCTGCATGGCCTGGGCCATCACCTGACGCATGAGCTGGAGTTCCTCTGGGCTGGCCTGGCCCATGCGCATCCCACAGGCGTACTCGCGCAACGTCCCCCCCGCCAGGAAGGAGCCGATGTTGGGGGAGACCCGGCCCTCCATGTCCTCGAGCCAGTCGGAAAAGCGCCTCCAACCCTTGGCCCGTTCGCTCCACTGGTGGGCCTCGAGGCCGGTCCAACTTTGCGGGAAGGGGCGCTCGAGCTTCCCCCCAAAAGGGGCCGGCGTCCAACCCTCGCCCATGATCTCGGTGGTCACCCCTTGGGCGAGCTTGGAAAGGCAGCGCCCATCCTTCAATAACGAGAGGATCGAGTGGCTTTGGATGTCGATGAACCCCGGCGCGAGCACCAGGCCCTCAGCCCAGAGGATCTCTCGCCCCGAAAGCTGTCCCGGCGGGGTGACGGCTGCGATTTTGTCCCCTATGATCCCTACATCGGCGTAGAACCAGGGGTTGCCGGTCCCGTCCACCACACGAGCCCCTCGGATCACCCAATCGGCCTGAAGATGGTTCATGGGGCTAGCATACCGGCAATCCCCCTACTGACCCTGGCAGGGCGCAGCATTTGGGGCAGGGCAAGGACGATCTGCTTGTGGGGGTGATGGGATATAGAGCGCTACGAGGGATTACGTTGCTCGTTGAGCGTCGCCGCTATGATCCAGGCTTGGGCTTCTTCCTCGGTTTTGGTGGTATTGACCGGTGTATCGTCGCCTGTGCGCTTGTCCCAGATGCCGTAAGCCCGCCGGTCGAGGAGCAAGCGGTAGCCGTAGGGGGCCGCCCTGAGAAACTCCTCGAGTTCCACCCCTTCAGGCAAGTGCTCCTTCAGCCAGGCTTGAAACGCGGCCTCCCGTTTGCGGTTTACCCACAGGTTGACCAGGCCCAGTAGCCCCACCAACACAAAAAACGCCAGAAAAACGCCAACCACCGACATAACGCTACTCGCCCTTCCACAGGATGCGTCCGCAGGCCGGGCAGCGCACCACCTTGCCAGACTGGATCACCTGCTGGGCCACGTGCATCGGGAGCTGCACGTTACAGGCTCCGCAGCGATACCCCGAACCACCCCGTAGCATCTTAGCGACCCCGGTTCCCTTGCGGGCTTTGCGGATGGACTCGTATTCGCGCACCAGGGTGGCCGGGATGCCGGCGGCGATTTGGTTGCGCTCGGTGAGCTTTTCCTGGTAGGTGGCCTCGAGCCTGGCGACGCGGGCCTCGTTGGCGGCCTCGAGCTCCTCCAGCCGGGGCCGCTCGGCCTCGAGCTCCGCCCTGACCCGCGCCACCTCCCCCTCCAGCCGCTCGATCTCGTCGAGCAAAGGGAGCATGGCCTCCTCGAGCTCCTCGATCAGCCCTTTGAACTGCTGGATCACGTTTTCGTACTGGGTCTGTTCACGCGCACTCTGGGCGTTGCGCTGGCTCTCCTGGGCCTTGCTGCGCTTGGCGGTGAGGTCTTTGTGCTGGAGGTCGTTGCGGCTATATTCGAGGCGGGATTCCTGCAAGCGGTCCTGCAGCCCCTCTAGCTCATCCTGTAGCGCGATCCAGCGTTCACGGGCAGCCACCAGCTCTTCGGGGATGCGGTCTTCTTCCTCTTTGATGCGATCCAGCTCGAGGTCCTTATCTTGTAGGTGGAAAAGCTGTGCCAAGGAGTCCGACCCGTTCACAAACCTTAGTCTAACATTAGTCCAAGCCCTATCTCGGCCGAAGCGGCTACTTAGCGACGCCCCGGTTCGTTGGCCATCGCAGCGGCCGGCCAGGCTTCTCACCGGCTAAGCGCTCCTACCGCTTCGGCGGTCTGCTCCTCCTCGTGGCCTTGCAGCCGTTTCCACAGCCCCCTCCACCAGTTAAGGGGAGGGCTGTCGGCGAGGGTGAACCGAGCAGCGGGGCTTTCCTTTTTCCATAGCTTGATTCGCGCCAAAAACAGCTCGAGGAAGGCGTCGCGGTATTCGGCGGTGGCGTGGCGCATGTGCAGGTGGAAGCGAATCCCTCGGTCGGGAGAGAAGGAGGCCACCATCGGCACCCCCTCCGGCCCCAGCAGGGGGATCTCGATGCGGCTGGGCACCGAGGTCATCAGGGCGAACTCCTCCTCGTCTTGGATCATCTCCAGCTCGATCAGGATCTGGGCAAAGGCGCTGGTCTCGAGGCCCGCCACCTCGTGGTAGATACGGTCATAGATCTCGTAGGTGCGCGAGAGCAAAAAGCGCTCGCCGGGCCGCTCGGCCCACCACATGGCGTACTGGCCTTTGGGAGGGAAAAGCGAAGCGCTCACGTAAAGCCGGTCGCGCCGGGCTACCGGCTCGGCGGGAGGATCGGGGTAGATGAGGGTGAGGTCGTCGGTACTGTAGAAGATCGGGCGGAAGCGGCGAGTTTTGCGGGCCAAAGCTTGCAGGGCCTCGTAGTGCCCGGCGGCTTGGGGATCTGGGTCGGCGTAGAAGAAGAGGTCGTATTCGCCCTCTTTATCCCGAACCCGCAGCGGTACCTGCACCGCCCCTCCCGGCGTGATGCGGATCACATCGGCCTCCAACACCTGGACTTGCGAGCCGCGAAAACTGGTCTCCACCGCGGTGGCGAAGTGGAGTTGATTGGCTTTGCGGTGCTCGGGGCGGTTGCTAGGGACAAACTCCCTGAGGCGCACCGTCGGCCAGGAAGCAGGGGCGTTGGTGATGAGTTCTTCCATGAAACAGGCGCGGGGCTAAGCCGGCGGCAAAGCCGACAATCCAAGTGTAATGCGGTATTTATATAGGGCTGTGACGTATGGGCCAGGGCGCTTTTATCTATACTTACCGACGCGCTCCACCAGCAGGTCGAACAGTCCTTCGGCGTCCACCGCAAGCCCCACCTGGGCGTTGGCGGGCCGACCGGTGACCCCCCACCGGTCGCAGACGGTGCGGCCAAAGTTGAGCCCCTCGTTGGTCTCGATGGCCACGTACATGGCCTGGGTCTTGAAGAGTTCGGGCCGGATCAAGTAGGCCACCGCGCAAGGGTCATGCAAGGCAGCGCCTTCCCAGCCGTAGCGGTCTACATGGTGCTCGCGGAAGAACTCGAGCAGCTGGGCGGTGAACTCGCCCACCGGGGTCCCTAGGGCCCGGAAGCGTTCGACCCAGCGGGGCGTAGCAATGACCTGGTGGGTCAAGTTGAGGCCCATCATCACGATGGGGATGCCCGATTCGAAGACGATCCGGGCGGCGTGGGGGTCGCAGAGAATGTTGAACTCCGCGGCGGGGGTCCAGTTGCCGGTGTCCAGGGAGCCTCCCATCAGCACGATCTGCGGGATGAGCCCGGCGATCTGGGGCTCGAGCCTTAGGGCCAAGGCCAGGTTGGTGAGCGGCCCGGTGGGTACCAGCGTGACCTCCCCGGGGTGGGCCTTCACCGTTTCGATGAGAAAGGCCACGGCGTGCTTTTGTTCCAGGCCCCGCTTGGGTTCTGGCAGGTGGGGTCCGTCTAGCCCCGAGACCCCGTGGACGGCCTCGGCGCTGATCCGCTCGCGCACCAAGGGCCGGTCGGCCCCGGCGTAGACGGGCACCTCAGCTCCCAGGATCTCCCGCACCACCAAGGCGTTGCGGGCGGTGCGTGCAAGGCTCACGTTGCCGTGGACGACCGTCACCCCCAGCACCTCGAGCTCCGGGCTGGCCAGGGCCAGCATCATGGCGATGGCGTCGTCGTGGCCGGGGTCGCAGTCGTAGATGATCTTTCGGGGCACGAGGCTAGTCTACCCCTTTTAGAGGCTGGGCGTGGGCTACCGGCTGAGCAGCCCCACCGCCTCGATGCTTCCCTCGAGCTTTCCTCCCAACGCCTTCCACCAAGCGTAGGCCTGGCTCTCTCCGGAACGGAGGGCGGGGTTTTGCTCCCTCCAGCTTCGCACCCGCCTCAGGAACAGTGCCAAAAAGGCGTCGCGGTGCTCGGGCGGGGTGACCCAGATAGGAAAGTGAAAGCGCACCCCACGCCCGTCTACGAAGGAGGCTACCAGGGAGAGGCCCTCGGGGCCTTGCATTGGGATTTCGAGCCGCTGTGGGTGAGGCAGGGCGGTGAAGTCCTGGGGGTGCTCAATCAGGCCCAGCTCGAGCAGGATCAGGGCAAACCCTTCTGCCTCGAGGCCGGAAAGTTCGCGGTATATCTGCTCGTAGACGCTAAAGGTGGGGCTCTCCCGGAAAGACTCGCCGGGATAGGTGGCCCACCACATCGCATACTGGCCGTGCGGCAGCCCCTCTGTGGGGCGGAGGTGAAGCCGATCATGGCGGGCCACCTGTAGGGGGTAAGGTGGGCTGGGGTAGAGGCGCAGCAGGTTCTCGAAGCAGTAGTAAAGCGGCCGTAGCCGCCGCCAGCGGCTTGCAACTTCTTGCAAGGCCCAGTAGTGGGCCGCGGCCTGAGGGGTGGCCTGAGGGTAGAAAAACACGTCGAACTCCCCCTCCGGAGAACTGAGGCGTAAAGGCACCTCGATGAGCCCCTCCGGGGTCAGGCGCAGCGCGTCGAGATCGAGGATTTCGATGCCGCTGCCCTCGAGGCTCTCGCCCAGGGCGTTCAGGAAGGAAAGCCGCGCCACCGACTCGCTGGCGAGCGAGCGTTCGGGCGGAAGCTCAGCCATACGTACCTTAGGCCAGGAGGCGGGGGCGTTGGAGAAGAGGATCGGCCTGAGGCTTCGGACCGTCCCACGATCAGCCATCCTAATCTAGAGGCTAGGCCAAGCCGCACGCCGAGGCTGTGATCTCTGCGCGCGATCCCGGAACAACCCCGTAAGGATCGGCGTTTTGTAGGGATCCTCGCAAGAGGGCTTCTATACAGGCTCGAGCCGCACCGGGTTGGAGTGGAAGGTGCTTCCCTCTCCCATATCGGTGAGGTGCTCGCCGGTGAGCCAGTTGATGCCCTTGCCGTCGGGAGCCGGGGCCTCCCACCAGGTGCCCTCGAGCACCACCGTCCCCGGCATGGGGGCCTGGCTCACACGGGCCTTGCGCACCACCGCGCCGTGGCGGGAGCAGATGCGCACCCGCCCGCCGTCCTGCACGCCGCAGGCGGCGGCGTCTTCGGGATGCACCAGCAGCACCGGCTCGCCGCCTTCGCCCTGCACCAGCCGCTCGAGGTGGCCGTAGGTGGAGTTGAGGAAGTGCTTGGCCGGCGGGGTCATGAGGATGAGGGGGAACTCCTCGTCGGGCTCGGTGAGGATCACCGGTGGGGGCGGATCGAAGCGCACCTTGCCGCTGTCGGTGTTGGCCCCGTCCTTGAAAGGCAGGAAGGGGCGGGGGATGTGGAGCCGCACGAAGCCCTCGGCCTTGAGGCGCTCGAGGCTGATCCCCTCGAGCCAGGGGTGGCCGCTGGCGAGGAGGCTGCGGGCCAGGTCCTCGGCGCTCCAGTAGAGGGTGGGCTCCTCCAGGGAGAGCCGCCGGGCCAGCTCGGCGAAGACCCAGGTGTTGGGGCGGGCCTCGCCCTGCGGCCTCATCACCGCCTCGTTCCAGGAGAGGTAGAAGTGGCCGTAGGCGGTGTAGAGGTCGGGGTGCTCGAGGAAGGTGGTGGCGGGCAGCAGGTAGTCGGCGTAGCGGGCGGTCTCGGTGATGGCCTGCTCGAGCACCACCGTGAAGAGGTCCTCCCGCGCTAGGCCCTGCTGCACCAGGTCGGAGCGGGGGGCCACCACCGCGGGGTTGGAGTTGAAGACGAAGA
This portion of the Meiothermus sp. Pnk-1 genome encodes:
- a CDS encoding zinc ribbon domain-containing protein; translation: MNGSDSLAQLFHLQDKDLELDRIKEEEDRIPEELVAARERWIALQDELEGLQDRLQESRLEYSRNDLQHKDLTAKRSKAQESQRNAQSAREQTQYENVIQQFKGLIEELEEAMLPLLDEIERLEGEVARVRAELEAERPRLEELEAANEARVARLEATYQEKLTERNQIAAGIPATLVREYESIRKARKGTGVAKMLRGGSGYRCGACNVQLPMHVAQQVIQSGKVVRCPACGRILWKGE
- a CDS encoding nucleoside hydrolase is translated as MPRKIIYDCDPGHDDAIAMMLALASPELEVLGVTVVHGNVSLARTARNALVVREILGAEVPVYAGADRPLVRERISAEAVHGVSGLDGPHLPEPKRGLEQKHAVAFLIETVKAHPGEVTLVPTGPLTNLALALRLEPQIAGLIPQIVLMGGSLDTGNWTPAAEFNILCDPHAARIVFESGIPIVMMGLNLTHQVIATPRWVERFRALGTPVGEFTAQLLEFFREHHVDRYGWEGAALHDPCAVAYLIRPELFKTQAMYVAIETNEGLNFGRTVCDRWGVTGRPANAQVGLAVDAEGLFDLLVERVGKYR